A window from Pseudomonas campi encodes these proteins:
- a CDS encoding substrate-binding periplasmic protein, with translation MLLLCLLQAQPVWAEQLLLATGEFPPYVGEALPGQGLSSQIVRAAFQAAGYQTTLFFMPWRRAAAQTAAGQYAASFPWAMNDERQQQFLYSQPLYQDQIRFFARLDGTSVDERNWQGMRLCIPDGWDIGQLQQQIERFRLQLERPSDMLNCMRMIDAGRVDLTAVNRMVGQNLLDGLQLQHRIGPVGSVIATDLNFLIVSRKHPQARELIANFDEGLRVIRSNGVYSQILQQSANQKP, from the coding sequence TTGCTGCTTCTGTGCCTGCTCCAGGCCCAGCCGGTATGGGCGGAGCAATTGCTGCTGGCGACCGGCGAGTTCCCGCCCTATGTCGGTGAGGCTCTGCCCGGCCAGGGGTTGAGCAGCCAGATAGTCCGGGCGGCCTTCCAGGCGGCGGGCTATCAGACCACGCTGTTCTTCATGCCCTGGCGCCGTGCCGCCGCGCAAACGGCGGCGGGGCAATATGCCGCCTCCTTCCCCTGGGCCATGAATGACGAGCGTCAGCAGCAATTCCTCTACTCGCAGCCGCTCTACCAGGATCAGATCCGCTTCTTCGCCCGGCTCGACGGCACCAGCGTGGATGAGCGCAATTGGCAGGGCATGCGACTGTGTATCCCCGATGGCTGGGATATCGGCCAACTGCAACAGCAGATCGAGCGCTTCCGGCTGCAGCTGGAACGGCCCTCGGACATGCTGAACTGCATGCGCATGATCGACGCCGGCCGGGTAGATCTGACGGCAGTCAACCGCATGGTGGGGCAGAATCTGCTAGACGGACTGCAACTGCAGCACCGGATCGGCCCGGTAGGCAGTGTGATAGCAACCGATCTGAACTTTCTCATCGTTTCGCGCAAACACCCTCAGGCCCGCGAGCTGATCGCCAACTTCGACGAAGGTCTGCGGGTGATTCGCAGTAATGGGGTTTACAGCCAGATACTGCAGCAGTCGGCCAATCAGAAGCCCTGA
- a CDS encoding 2Fe-2S iron-sulfur cluster-binding protein: MLADLSELPVATGFTLNVAGTDLLAVAKAGDSLLSAALRGGVRIPHLCRAGECGSCRCRLVTGQVRLKRDISQHVDHQALRQGYLLACQSEALSDLTLEIPGQSPCAEGAGVKALHGQIRSVTALSHDIRQLVVELDSPLHYRAGQYAQLSVPGHADLASAPRCYSFSSAPSAHGCTQVAFYVRHVPGGLFTEWLFAQDRTGESVELMGPLGNLQVRDDDRPMVCIAGGSGLAPIKAMLEELCGRERAPDLTLFLAARSQRDLYCQAELADLQGRWPGPGRLLVVPVLSSEPESSGWDGLTGYCGEHLSSFCSPADSSFYLCGPPAMIDAILRQLQGEVAAEHVHHDRFLDRSSLPAAAPQTTTQSLTEMTV; encoded by the coding sequence ATGCTTGCCGATTTGTCTGAACTTCCCGTTGCTACGGGCTTTACCCTGAATGTTGCCGGCACCGACCTGCTGGCCGTGGCCAAGGCCGGCGACTCGTTGCTAAGCGCAGCTCTGCGGGGCGGCGTACGGATTCCCCATCTGTGCCGGGCCGGCGAATGTGGCTCCTGTCGCTGCCGCCTGGTAACCGGCCAGGTGCGGCTCAAGCGCGACATCTCTCAGCACGTCGACCATCAGGCGCTACGCCAAGGCTACTTGTTGGCCTGTCAGAGCGAGGCGCTGAGCGACCTGACCTTGGAGATTCCGGGGCAATCACCCTGCGCCGAGGGCGCTGGGGTCAAGGCTCTGCACGGACAGATCAGATCGGTTACTGCCCTGAGCCACGATATCCGCCAACTGGTCGTCGAACTCGACTCGCCGCTTCACTACCGCGCCGGCCAATACGCACAACTGAGCGTGCCGGGCCATGCCGACCTCGCCAGCGCGCCGCGTTGCTACTCCTTTAGCTCCGCGCCCTCGGCGCACGGGTGCACGCAAGTGGCGTTCTATGTGCGCCACGTACCCGGTGGCCTGTTTACCGAGTGGCTGTTTGCCCAGGATCGCACGGGGGAGTCTGTCGAGCTGATGGGCCCGCTGGGTAACTTGCAGGTGCGCGATGATGACCGTCCCATGGTCTGTATCGCCGGTGGCAGTGGCCTGGCGCCGATCAAGGCCATGCTGGAAGAGCTGTGCGGCCGTGAACGCGCTCCGGACCTGACCCTGTTCCTGGCCGCGCGCAGCCAGCGCGACCTGTATTGCCAGGCTGAACTGGCTGATCTGCAAGGCCGCTGGCCGGGCCCCGGGCGTCTGCTGGTAGTACCGGTACTGTCGAGCGAGCCGGAGAGCTCCGGCTGGGATGGCCTTACCGGCTATTGCGGGGAACACCTGAGCAGCTTCTGCAGCCCCGCGGACAGCAGCTTCTACCTCTGCGGGCCGCCCGCGATGATCGACGCCATTCTGCGGCAATTGCAGGGCGAGGTCGCCGCCGAGCATGTGCACCATGACCGCTTCCTCGATCGCAGCAGCCTGCCGGCTGCCGCCCCCCAGACCACCACCCAATCCCTCACGGAGATGACTGTATGA
- a CDS encoding DUF1329 domain-containing protein codes for MKTTKFLLQSGALALSLLASSVMAAVSADEAAKLGTSLTPVGAEKAGNADGSIPEWTGGLPVNAGAVDAKGFLADPFANEQPLFTITAANVEQYKDKLSAGQLAMFKRYPDSYKIPVYPSHRSAALPDEIYAAAKTSALKTEGLDGGNGLKGFGDSRYYAFPIPKSGVEVVWNHSTRYRGGNLKRLMTRVQPQENGAYTVIQFEDEIAFPGNLPDMDPAKAQNILFYFIQRVTAPSRLAGNVLLVHETIDQVKEPRMAWLYNAGQRRVRRAPQVAYDGPATAADGLSTADNYDMFNGAPDRYTWELVGKKEMYIPYNSYKLDSPSLKYDDIVKAGHINQDLTRYELHRVWEVVAKLKSGERHIYASRHMYFDEDSWQLALVDHYDGRGQLWRVGEGHAQQYYHKQVPGYTVEVLYDVIAGRYSLLGLKNEEKHSFEFGAKASTSNYTPAALRQTGVR; via the coding sequence ATGAAAACAACAAAATTCCTGCTGCAATCCGGTGCTCTGGCTCTGTCGCTACTGGCTAGCAGCGTGATGGCTGCCGTATCGGCTGATGAAGCGGCTAAGCTGGGCACCAGCCTGACCCCGGTCGGTGCGGAAAAAGCTGGTAATGCCGACGGCAGCATTCCGGAGTGGACCGGCGGTCTGCCTGTCAATGCCGGCGCGGTGGATGCCAAGGGCTTCCTCGCCGACCCGTTCGCCAACGAGCAGCCGCTATTCACCATCACCGCGGCCAATGTCGAGCAGTACAAGGACAAGCTATCCGCCGGCCAGCTGGCGATGTTCAAGCGCTACCCGGACAGCTACAAGATCCCGGTGTACCCGAGCCACCGCAGCGCGGCGCTGCCGGATGAGATCTACGCGGCGGCCAAGACCAGCGCGCTCAAGACCGAAGGTCTCGACGGTGGCAACGGGCTCAAGGGTTTCGGCGACAGCCGCTACTACGCCTTCCCGATCCCGAAGAGTGGCGTCGAGGTGGTGTGGAACCACAGCACCCGCTACCGCGGTGGCAACCTCAAGCGCCTGATGACCCGCGTACAACCGCAGGAGAACGGCGCCTACACCGTGATCCAGTTCGAGGACGAGATCGCCTTTCCAGGCAACCTGCCCGATATGGACCCAGCCAAAGCGCAGAACATCCTGTTCTACTTCATCCAGCGAGTGACCGCACCGTCGCGTCTGGCCGGTAACGTGCTGCTGGTGCACGAGACCATCGACCAGGTCAAAGAGCCGCGCATGGCCTGGTTGTACAACGCCGGTCAGCGTCGCGTACGGCGTGCTCCACAGGTGGCGTACGACGGCCCGGCTACCGCTGCCGACGGCCTGTCCACCGCGGACAACTACGACATGTTCAACGGCGCCCCGGATCGCTACACCTGGGAGCTGGTGGGCAAGAAGGAGATGTACATCCCCTACAACAGCTACAAGCTGGACTCGCCCAGCCTGAAGTATGACGACATCGTCAAGGCCGGCCATATCAACCAGGACCTGACCCGCTACGAGTTGCACCGCGTGTGGGAAGTGGTGGCCAAGCTGAAGAGCGGCGAACGGCATATCTACGCCAGCCGCCACATGTACTTCGACGAAGACAGCTGGCAGCTGGCGCTGGTCGACCACTACGACGGTCGCGGTCAGCTGTGGCGTGTCGGCGAGGGCCATGCCCAGCAGTACTACCACAAGCAGGTGCCCGGCTATACCGTCGAAGTGCTGTATGACGTGATCGCCGGTCGTTACTCGCTACTGGGCCTGAAGAACGAGGAGAAGCACAGCTTCGAGTTCGGCGCCAAGGCCTCTACTTCCAACTACACCCCGGCTGCCCTGCGTCAGACTGGCGTGCGCTGA
- a CDS encoding YqaA family protein yields MLELSAYSGLFLAAFAAATLLPAQSEALLVALLLSEQYPAWLLLAVASSGNVLGSLLNWWLGRCVERFRQRRWFPVSASQLEKAQQAYQRYGRWSLLLSWVPIIGDPLTVVAGVMREPWWRFLLIVTLAKVGRYLVLLLATLGWLG; encoded by the coding sequence ATGCTGGAACTGTCTGCCTACTCCGGTCTGTTTCTCGCGGCATTTGCCGCGGCCACGCTGTTGCCGGCGCAGTCGGAGGCGCTGCTGGTCGCGTTGCTGCTCAGCGAACAGTACCCGGCCTGGTTGCTGCTGGCCGTGGCGAGTAGCGGCAATGTGCTGGGCTCGCTGCTGAACTGGTGGCTGGGTCGCTGCGTCGAGCGCTTTCGCCAGCGGCGCTGGTTCCCGGTCAGTGCCAGTCAGCTGGAGAAGGCCCAGCAGGCTTATCAGCGTTATGGCCGCTGGTCGCTGCTGTTGAGCTGGGTGCCGATCATCGGTGACCCGCTCACCGTGGTTGCGGGCGTCATGCGCGAGCCCTGGTGGCGCTTTCTGCTGATTGTCACGCTGGCCAAGGTCGGCCGTTATCTGGTGCTTTTGCTGGCCACCCTGGGCTGGCTCGGCTGA
- a CDS encoding NAD(P)/FAD-dependent oxidoreductase, with product MNAAIQPVIPAAERCKSYYTATLNEETDYPTLQGQVSVDVVIIGGGFTGVASAVELAERGLKVAIVESHKIGWGATGRNGGQVTGSLSGDEAMRTQMRNSIGEEVDDFIWHLRWRGHEIIQSRVEKYGIQCDLRHGHLHAAMKPVHMSELESTYAEAQRRGMGDAVTLLDREGVRAHLGSDLYLGALKNTRNLHLHPLNLCIGEAKAAASLGALIFEHSEVLEIVHGANPAVITAQGRIDAKQVLLAGDVYHKLEPKKLKGKIFPAMGGIVTTKPLGELAKELNPQNLAVYDCRFVLDYYRMTADGRLLFGGGANYSGRDSRDIAGELRPCIERTFPQLKGVDIEFQWSCAMGIVMNRIPQLGKLSGNVWYCQGYSGHGIATTHIMGEIMAKALTGSLGQFDTFASCKHIKVPLGDVFGNPMLAVGMWYYGLLEKLR from the coding sequence ATGAACGCCGCCATCCAGCCCGTGATCCCTGCCGCCGAGCGCTGCAAGTCGTACTACACCGCCACCCTCAACGAGGAGACCGACTACCCGACCCTGCAGGGCCAGGTCAGTGTCGACGTGGTGATCATCGGCGGTGGCTTCACTGGCGTGGCCAGTGCGGTGGAACTGGCCGAGCGTGGCCTCAAGGTAGCTATCGTCGAGTCGCACAAGATCGGCTGGGGCGCCACCGGACGCAACGGCGGCCAGGTCACCGGCAGCCTGTCCGGTGATGAGGCGATGCGTACGCAGATGCGCAACAGCATCGGCGAGGAAGTCGACGACTTCATCTGGCACCTGCGCTGGCGCGGTCACGAAATCATCCAGAGCCGGGTCGAGAAGTACGGCATCCAGTGCGACCTGCGCCACGGCCACCTGCATGCGGCGATGAAACCGGTGCACATGAGCGAGCTGGAAAGCACCTACGCCGAAGCTCAGCGCCGCGGCATGGGCGATGCAGTGACCCTGCTGGATCGCGAAGGCGTGCGTGCCCACCTGGGCAGCGACCTGTATCTGGGCGCACTGAAGAACACCCGCAACCTGCACCTGCACCCGCTCAACCTGTGCATCGGCGAGGCCAAGGCCGCCGCCAGTCTGGGCGCGCTGATCTTCGAACATTCCGAGGTGCTGGAAATCGTCCACGGCGCCAATCCGGCGGTGATCACTGCCCAGGGCCGCATCGACGCCAAGCAGGTGCTGCTGGCCGGCGACGTGTATCACAAGCTGGAACCTAAAAAGCTCAAGGGCAAGATCTTCCCGGCCATGGGTGGCATCGTCACCACCAAGCCGCTGGGCGAGCTGGCCAAAGAGCTCAACCCGCAGAACCTGGCCGTGTACGACTGCCGCTTCGTGCTCGATTACTACCGCATGACCGCCGACGGCCGCCTGCTGTTCGGTGGTGGCGCCAACTATTCCGGGCGCGACTCGCGCGATATCGCTGGCGAACTGCGCCCATGCATCGAGCGCACCTTCCCGCAGCTCAAGGGCGTGGATATCGAGTTCCAGTGGAGCTGCGCCATGGGCATCGTGATGAACCGCATTCCGCAGCTGGGCAAGCTGTCGGGCAACGTCTGGTACTGCCAGGGCTACTCCGGCCACGGCATCGCCACCACCCACATCATGGGCGAGATCATGGCCAAGGCCCTGACCGGTAGCCTCGGCCAGTTCGACACCTTCGCCAGCTGCAAGCACATCAAGGTGCCGCTGGGTGACGTGTTCGGCAACCCGATGCTGGCTGTGGGCATGTGGTACTACGGGCTGCTGGAAAAGCTGCGCTAA
- a CDS encoding LysR family transcriptional regulator: MDIKHLRYATALAQELNFARAAEKLHLSQPALSRAIQSLEAQLGFLLFDRDKRNVATTTAGEAFLQQAKGILFQMRTLELNMAQLRDGSGGHVAFGAGPSPTNSLLQATLARLRRQHPGIALRVDSNNWRYLLLHLRAEDIEFFVADTREIGAQHDLVIMPLCRQPGGFFCRAQHPLLERAHYSPADLLEYGFVGNSMPAPVQAGLKTFLGLSTAQPLPIALQCDNFTLLKEQTLSDDLILLAPRASLVHELAAGRLRELRFGGTESLFTDIDIVHLQGRTLSPSARSVVDALRETVAHQPAEFIQARS, encoded by the coding sequence ATGGATATCAAACACCTGCGCTATGCCACTGCCCTCGCCCAGGAGCTCAACTTCGCCCGGGCCGCGGAAAAGCTGCACCTGAGCCAGCCGGCCTTGAGCCGGGCCATCCAGAGCCTGGAGGCGCAACTGGGCTTTCTGCTATTCGATCGGGACAAGCGCAACGTCGCCACGACCACGGCGGGCGAGGCGTTCTTGCAGCAGGCCAAGGGCATTCTCTTCCAGATGCGCACGCTGGAACTGAACATGGCCCAGCTGCGCGACGGCAGTGGCGGGCATGTCGCCTTCGGTGCCGGCCCCTCACCCACCAACAGCCTGCTGCAGGCAACCTTGGCTAGATTGCGTCGACAGCACCCGGGTATAGCGCTAAGGGTGGACAGCAACAACTGGCGTTATCTGCTGCTGCATCTGCGTGCGGAGGACATCGAGTTCTTCGTTGCCGACACCCGGGAAATCGGTGCCCAGCATGACCTGGTCATCATGCCGCTGTGTCGGCAACCGGGCGGCTTCTTCTGCCGTGCGCAACACCCGCTGCTCGAGCGTGCCCACTACAGCCCTGCAGATCTTCTCGAGTACGGCTTCGTCGGCAATTCCATGCCGGCACCGGTGCAGGCCGGCCTCAAGACATTCCTGGGCCTGAGCACGGCGCAACCGCTGCCCATTGCGCTGCAATGCGACAACTTCACCCTGCTGAAAGAGCAAACCCTGAGTGATGACCTGATTCTGCTCGCCCCCCGGGCATCGCTCGTCCATGAGCTGGCCGCGGGTAGGCTCAGGGAGCTAAGGTTCGGCGGTACCGAGTCACTCTTCACCGATATCGATATCGTGCACTTACAGGGGCGGACGCTCTCGCCGAGCGCCAGAAGCGTGGTGGATGCCTTGCGTGAAACCGTTGCCCATCAACCCGCGGAGTTTATCCAGGCAAGATCCTGA
- a CDS encoding LuxR C-terminal-related transcriptional regulator yields the protein MRLLCAPAGSGKSVLLGECARQCPVDTRLVYLDLRGRGIGASALLQHLGDALGLPCADAASLDQHLQELQQPLWLMLDDYPRFPDAALDQVLNQLILEAPARVHWWVASRRRPKMQLARLLLDGELFELGSAELAFSESEVSELLQQLGHQWPRPQVRQLLEQTRGWCAGLRLRLLGCKPGQALPADAGIGLQLDYLKREVLDELPSDWQLALFTLAQFSSFDHELCEQLLGVGEGMQMLAQLRDCGLFIEPVAADERLLRVQPTLAPLLAGQLPGSMTKALFRKACQWYASREEIRPALEYALKADQQEVAASLMQHYTEDRLLRGRDLALLLEWCRELPTTLRCSTPRLALLNAWALLLSGHLDEGEVYIAALERFLPQPSARRQQELIAQWKALAGKLAFHRGDAERARLLVTEAIAELPERAWSQRLLCYLLQIELVLIDGDFERAQALNRAAIKQAREHASLAFESLMALEHAKLLEIRGELLRAESLLSRLHTELSNAWGDEPSPMHGRSLLRRAGLLLQRGSYQEAEAVFGAGVQECQACSDPAAVWGLLGLAELDALHGDSTGAFARIADAERLMQYGHINVQLYQGLLLATRARLWLAQGRHAQAEKALRALLAGLPALPPFGAPELNVRLRLLLAQAQLAGGEVREALDSLTAMHVQALAEGRRPLACEIGFSLAEGWYAWNKPAQAKQVLLDALAMARQMGLASVERAFSQRSPALMRWAGKIGSSVEESEPAALLSRRELDVLRLIAQGLSNQQIAESLFISLHTVKTHAQRINFKLGVERRTQAVVRAKELGLTD from the coding sequence TTGCGCCTGCTCTGCGCGCCGGCCGGCAGTGGCAAGAGCGTGCTGCTCGGCGAATGTGCCAGGCAGTGTCCCGTCGACACTCGACTCGTCTATCTCGACCTGCGTGGCCGGGGCATCGGTGCCAGCGCCTTGCTGCAGCACCTGGGCGATGCCCTCGGTCTGCCATGCGCCGATGCGGCCAGTCTCGATCAGCACCTGCAGGAACTGCAGCAGCCGTTGTGGCTGATGCTCGACGACTACCCGCGCTTCCCTGACGCGGCGCTGGACCAGGTGTTGAACCAGCTGATTCTCGAAGCGCCAGCGCGGGTGCACTGGTGGGTTGCCAGCCGGCGCCGGCCGAAGATGCAGTTGGCCCGACTGCTGCTGGACGGTGAGCTGTTCGAGCTGGGCAGTGCCGAACTGGCCTTCAGTGAAAGCGAAGTAAGTGAGTTGCTGCAGCAACTCGGCCATCAATGGCCGCGCCCGCAGGTGCGCCAGTTGCTGGAGCAGACGCGTGGCTGGTGCGCCGGCCTGCGCCTGCGCCTGCTCGGCTGCAAACCGGGCCAAGCACTGCCGGCCGACGCAGGAATAGGCCTGCAGCTGGACTACCTGAAGCGTGAAGTGCTGGACGAGTTGCCCAGTGATTGGCAGCTGGCGCTCTTCACCCTGGCGCAGTTCTCCAGCTTCGACCACGAGCTGTGCGAGCAACTGCTCGGCGTCGGCGAGGGTATGCAGATGCTGGCCCAGCTGCGCGACTGTGGTTTGTTCATCGAGCCGGTCGCGGCGGACGAACGCCTGCTGCGGGTGCAGCCGACGCTGGCGCCGCTGCTCGCCGGACAGCTGCCCGGCAGCATGACCAAGGCCCTGTTTCGCAAGGCCTGCCAGTGGTACGCGAGCCGCGAGGAAATCCGTCCGGCCCTGGAATACGCGCTCAAGGCCGACCAGCAAGAGGTGGCTGCCAGTCTGATGCAGCACTACACCGAGGATCGCCTGCTGCGCGGCCGTGATCTGGCCCTGCTGCTGGAGTGGTGTCGCGAGCTGCCGACGACCCTGCGCTGCAGCACGCCGCGCCTGGCCTTGCTCAATGCCTGGGCCCTGTTGCTCAGCGGTCATCTCGACGAAGGCGAGGTGTACATCGCGGCGCTGGAGCGTTTCCTGCCCCAGCCCAGCGCGCGTCGCCAGCAGGAGCTGATCGCCCAGTGGAAGGCTCTGGCCGGCAAGCTCGCCTTCCATCGCGGCGACGCCGAGCGAGCGCGACTGCTGGTGACGGAGGCCATCGCCGAGCTACCCGAGCGGGCCTGGAGTCAGCGCCTGCTGTGCTACCTGCTGCAGATCGAACTGGTGCTGATCGATGGCGACTTCGAGCGGGCCCAGGCGCTTAACCGGGCGGCCATCAAGCAGGCCCGTGAGCACGCCAGCCTGGCCTTCGAGAGCCTGATGGCACTGGAACACGCCAAACTGCTGGAAATCCGTGGCGAGCTGTTGCGTGCGGAAAGCCTGCTGAGCCGCCTGCACACCGAACTGAGCAATGCCTGGGGCGACGAGCCCAGCCCCATGCACGGGCGCAGCCTGCTGCGGCGTGCCGGCCTGTTGTTGCAGCGTGGCAGCTACCAGGAGGCCGAGGCGGTGTTCGGTGCCGGCGTGCAGGAGTGCCAGGCGTGTTCCGACCCGGCAGCGGTCTGGGGCCTACTGGGTTTGGCCGAGCTCGATGCGCTGCATGGTGACAGCACCGGTGCTTTCGCCCGTATCGCCGATGCCGAGCGGCTGATGCAGTACGGCCATATCAATGTGCAGCTGTATCAGGGGCTGCTGCTGGCGACCAGAGCGCGTCTGTGGCTGGCCCAGGGCCGTCACGCCCAGGCCGAGAAGGCGCTGCGTGCATTGCTGGCGGGATTGCCGGCATTGCCGCCGTTCGGTGCTCCGGAGTTGAACGTGCGCCTGCGCTTGTTGCTGGCCCAGGCCCAGCTGGCCGGCGGCGAGGTGCGCGAAGCATTGGACAGCCTGACGGCCATGCACGTCCAGGCGCTGGCCGAAGGGCGCCGACCCCTGGCCTGCGAGATCGGTTTCAGCCTGGCCGAAGGATGGTATGCCTGGAACAAGCCGGCGCAGGCCAAACAGGTGCTGTTGGATGCCCTGGCCATGGCCCGGCAGATGGGCCTGGCCAGCGTCGAGCGGGCTTTCAGTCAGCGCAGCCCAGCGCTGATGCGCTGGGCCGGCAAGATTGGTTCCAGCGTGGAGGAGAGCGAGCCGGCAGCCCTGCTCAGCCGCCGCGAACTGGACGTGCTGCGCCTGATCGCCCAGGGGCTGTCCAACCAACAGATCGCCGAGTCCCTGTTCATCTCCCTGCACACGGTGAAGACCCACGCCCAGCGCATCAACTTCAAGCTCGGTGTGGAGCGCCGCACCCAGGCCGTGGTACGGGCCAAGGAGCTGGGGCTGACCGATTGA
- a CDS encoding DUF1302 domain-containing protein encodes MTTRTIGRADFRLHALAAAVALSCAAEVQAVSFNIGEVEGQLDSSLSVGASWSTKSADPDLIGVNNGGQGLSQTTDDGRLNFKKGETFSKIFKGIHDLELKYGDTGVFARGKYWYDFELKDEQRLFKDIDDHNRKEGAQSSGAEILDAFVYHNYAIADQPGSVRLGKQVVSWGESTFIQNSINAINPVDVSAFRRPGAEVKEGLIPVNMFYVSQSLTDNLSMEAFYQLEWEQTVVDNCGTFFSQVDVAADGCDDNLRLLSNNVARVSGVLNPILVGRGLDPLDVNSEGNLVARGDDRDARDDGQWGLAFRYFSEPLDTEFGAYAMNYHSRAPILSASAPGQDVYDVANGILPILNGSASALAIAGSSSYFMEYPEDIRLYGLSFSTTLSTGTAWSGEVSYRPNAPVALNTTDVLFSAVRPLTNPGFANPYADASVLDGAAGAIRHGYNRKEVTQVQTTFTHFIDQVMGASRLTLVGEVGATFVGGLEHNSEARYGRDPVFGPGELPNGTCELLNDVTLGNAVIGGQPNTDFSNASKDCNDDGFTTHSSWGYRARAIWDYPDVFAGVNLRPSVAWSHDVDGYSPGPGANFEEGRKGVSLALEAEYQNTYTANLSYTDFFGGDYSTATDRDFVALSFGANF; translated from the coding sequence ATGACTACAAGAACAATAGGGCGCGCAGATTTCCGACTGCATGCGCTGGCTGCTGCGGTAGCGCTGAGTTGTGCTGCCGAAGTACAGGCGGTTAGCTTCAATATTGGTGAGGTCGAGGGGCAGCTCGACTCCTCTCTCTCCGTAGGTGCTAGCTGGTCCACAAAAAGTGCCGACCCTGATCTGATAGGGGTCAACAACGGCGGCCAAGGCCTGTCGCAGACCACCGATGATGGCCGCCTGAACTTCAAGAAGGGCGAGACCTTCTCGAAGATCTTCAAGGGCATCCACGACCTCGAACTGAAGTATGGCGACACCGGCGTGTTCGCGCGCGGCAAATACTGGTACGACTTCGAGCTGAAAGACGAGCAGCGCCTGTTCAAAGACATCGACGATCACAACCGTAAGGAAGGTGCCCAGTCATCCGGTGCGGAAATCCTCGACGCCTTCGTTTATCACAACTACGCCATCGCCGATCAGCCGGGCTCCGTGCGTCTGGGCAAGCAGGTGGTGAGCTGGGGTGAAAGTACCTTCATCCAGAACAGCATCAACGCTATCAATCCGGTCGACGTTTCCGCGTTCCGCCGTCCTGGTGCCGAGGTCAAGGAAGGCCTGATCCCGGTCAACATGTTCTACGTCTCGCAGAGCCTGACCGACAACCTGTCGATGGAAGCCTTCTATCAGCTGGAGTGGGAACAGACCGTAGTCGACAACTGCGGCACCTTCTTCTCCCAGGTTGACGTGGCGGCGGATGGCTGTGATGACAACCTGCGCCTGCTGTCCAACAACGTCGCCCGGGTCAGCGGCGTGCTGAACCCCATTCTGGTGGGGCGCGGTCTGGATCCGCTAGACGTCAACTCAGAAGGTAACCTGGTGGCTCGTGGTGATGACCGCGATGCTCGCGACGACGGTCAATGGGGCCTGGCGTTCCGCTACTTCTCCGAGCCGCTGGATACCGAGTTCGGCGCCTACGCCATGAACTACCACAGCCGTGCACCGATTCTCAGTGCTTCTGCCCCCGGCCAGGATGTGTATGACGTTGCCAACGGTATCCTGCCAATTCTTAACGGTTCCGCCTCTGCGCTGGCGATTGCCGGGAGCTCCAGCTACTTCATGGAGTACCCGGAAGATATCCGTCTGTACGGCCTGAGCTTCTCCACTACGTTGTCCACTGGTACGGCGTGGAGTGGTGAGGTCAGCTATCGGCCCAACGCCCCGGTCGCGCTCAACACCACCGACGTTCTCTTCTCGGCTGTTCGTCCGCTGACCAATCCAGGCTTCGCCAACCCCTATGCTGACGCTTCGGTGCTGGATGGGGCTGCGGGCGCCATTCGTCACGGCTATAACCGCAAGGAAGTGACCCAGGTTCAGACCACCTTCACTCACTTCATCGATCAGGTGATGGGTGCCAGCCGTCTGACCCTGGTGGGCGAAGTCGGTGCGACCTTTGTGGGTGGTCTGGAGCACAACAGCGAGGCTCGCTACGGTCGTGATCCGGTGTTTGGTCCAGGTGAGCTGCCAAACGGCACCTGCGAGCTGCTCAACGACGTGACCTTGGGTAACGCCGTGATTGGCGGTCAGCCGAATACCGACTTCTCCAACGCATCCAAAGACTGCAACGACGACGGTTTCACTACCCACAGCTCTTGGGGCTATCGCGCCCGTGCGATCTGGGATTACCCGGATGTGTTCGCCGGTGTGAACCTGCGTCCGAGCGTGGCCTGGTCGCATGACGTCGACGGTTACTCGCCAGGCCCGGGTGCCAACTTCGAAGAGGGTCGCAAGGGCGTCAGCCTGGCCCTGGAAGCCGAGTATCAGAACACCTACACGGCCAACCTGTCCTACACCGACTTCTTCGGTGGTGACTACAGCACCGCCACTGACCGTGACTTCGTAGCACTCAGCTTCGGCGCGAACTTCTAA